The following are from one region of the bacterium genome:
- a CDS encoding metallophosphoesterase — MSRVRSRLAVLGVVGLAGLCAVAGFLLFDALVVEPNWITVRRVRIENPDLAAALEGVRVAQISDLHLRGSLGFRERSLIARLNRLRPDLILITGDLVEGPGQGRLAVEFIRQLKPGLWSYGVLGNADRNAFSVSQRNALRRAGLEMIGERALRMQPGAAPAEFYLAGIDFPGYGQPVPADRIREIVSGVPPGKPIIFLAYSPDAAEALADEGVDLVLSGDSHGGQVGLPGWGSLFEEFGRSRFVRGLYRLKNTVLYVNRGIATKTVPIRFLCPPEITLFEFTR, encoded by the coding sequence ATGAGCAGAGTCCGCAGCAGGTTGGCCGTCCTGGGCGTGGTCGGTCTGGCCGGCCTATGCGCCGTGGCCGGTTTTCTTTTGTTCGACGCCCTGGTCGTCGAACCCAACTGGATCACCGTGCGGCGCGTGCGCATCGAAAACCCGGACCTGGCCGCCGCCCTGGAGGGGGTCCGGGTCGCCCAGATCTCCGACCTCCACCTGCGGGGGAGCTTGGGGTTCCGGGAACGGTCCCTGATCGCCCGCTTGAACCGGTTGCGCCCCGATCTGATCCTCATTACCGGAGATCTGGTCGAAGGACCGGGGCAGGGCCGCTTGGCCGTGGAATTCATCCGCCAACTCAAGCCCGGGCTCTGGTCCTACGGAGTTCTGGGTAACGCCGACCGCAACGCCTTTTCCGTATCCCAGCGGAATGCCCTGCGCCGGGCCGGCCTGGAGATGATCGGGGAAAGGGCGTTGCGGATGCAGCCGGGAGCGGCTCCGGCCGAATTTTATCTGGCCGGGATCGATTTCCCCGGCTACGGGCAACCGGTGCCCGCCGACCGGATCCGGGAAATCGTCTCCGGGGTGCCTCCGGGAAAACCCATAATTTTTCTGGCTTATTCCCCCGACGCGGCGGAAGCGCTGGCGGATGAAGGCGTGGACCTGGTGCTTTCCGGGGATTCCCACGGCGGGCAGGTCGGCCTTCCCGGTTGGGGGAGTCTGTTCGAGGAGTTCGGGAGGTCGCGGTTCGTCCGGGGTCTCTACCGGTTGAAAAACACCGTTCTCTACGTCAATCGGGGGATCGCCACCAAGACGGTGCCGATCCGCTTTCTCTGCCCCCCCGAAATCACCCTCTTCGAGTTTACCCGATGA
- a CDS encoding glycosyltransferase family 2 protein yields MTAVILFLGFWVVYTYAGYFLVLLLWGRLKKRRLHPGSPPAELPSAVLVIPVHNEARHLERKLENALSLEYPRDRLEVVAVDDGSTDGSSAIIERYRERGVRLIALEANRGKITALNRAIPLTGGAIIVFTDATAEFAPDALGKLAEAFADPDIGAVSGQLVLREETPQASGTVRVDAYWKLEKAIRKAESKIHSVIGATGAIWALRREFYRALPSDTILDDVALPLQAVRAGRRLLFAEEAVAYEMEAAASGKEFRRKVRTLAGNYQLFRREPWIFNPAQGIAFQVVSHKLLRLLAPFALAGIYVLSWVAGFRALALAQTVFYLAALEGWRLTSRHRRCPPYFSLPFTFCLLNCAALGAFIMYFFAPRRLRW; encoded by the coding sequence GTGACGGCCGTCATATTGTTTTTAGGATTCTGGGTCGTGTACACCTATGCCGGGTATTTCCTGGTCCTGCTTCTCTGGGGGCGGCTGAAGAAGCGTCGCCTCCACCCGGGTTCCCCCCCGGCCGAACTTCCCTCGGCGGTTCTCGTCATTCCGGTTCATAACGAGGCCCGGCACCTGGAGAGGAAGCTGGAAAACGCGCTTTCTCTGGAATATCCCCGGGACAGACTCGAAGTGGTGGCAGTGGACGACGGAAGCACCGACGGCAGCTCGGCGATTATCGAACGCTACCGCGAACGCGGGGTGAGGCTGATCGCCCTCGAGGCCAACCGGGGAAAAATAACCGCGCTCAACCGCGCGATCCCCCTGACCGGCGGCGCGATCATCGTTTTCACCGACGCCACCGCCGAATTCGCCCCCGACGCCCTCGGAAAACTGGCGGAAGCCTTCGCCGATCCCGACATCGGCGCCGTTTCGGGTCAGCTGGTTCTGAGGGAGGAGACGCCGCAGGCTTCCGGCACGGTCCGGGTAGATGCGTATTGGAAACTGGAAAAGGCGATCAGGAAGGCGGAATCGAAGATCCATTCGGTGATCGGAGCCACCGGCGCGATCTGGGCGCTGCGCCGGGAATTTTACCGGGCACTCCCTTCCGACACCATTCTCGACGACGTGGCGCTTCCGCTGCAGGCGGTGAGGGCGGGGCGGAGACTGCTGTTCGCGGAAGAGGCCGTCGCCTACGAGATGGAAGCCGCGGCTTCGGGGAAGGAGTTTCGGCGGAAAGTAAGGACCCTGGCCGGCAATTATCAGCTCTTCAGGCGCGAACCCTGGATATTCAACCCCGCCCAGGGGATCGCTTTCCAAGTCGTCTCCCACAAATTGCTGCGACTGCTGGCGCCGTTCGCGCTCGCCGGTATCTACGTCCTCTCCTGGGTCGCCGGCTTCCGGGCGCTGGCTTTGGCTCAGACGGTTTTTTACCTGGCCGCCCTGGAAGGCTGGCGGCTCACCTCCCGCCACCGTCGTTGCCCGCCGTATTTTTCCCTTCCCTTCACCTTTTGTCTTCTCAACTGCGCCGCCCTGGGGGCGTTTATCATGTATTTCTTTGCCCCCCGGCGTCTGCGTTGGTGA
- a CDS encoding lysylphosphatidylglycerol synthase transmembrane domain-containing protein: MKDGYEIEGKGSWKKRLFLFARLAVSFGLIGYIVYQIASRQDISAFPVYYEKADWLWLGAAVLSVILLLSGGALRWGLLLRAQGVRLSKGSIFMYFMIGMFFNNFLPSTVGGDAIKIYYLHRFAGKGKEAFVSVLLDRLLGIAGLCIVAVVSLALGWRIILGNPHIAVYAWMIFGVVGGLTVFLGAFFLVIFNDRIMGLVFRLIPVAGLKTKIRGIHDSVLLYRGQFPVLFKALAVSVAIWVFIVLSCWMIYRAFYSPAVPPSEGTMGHISIGYFYLFLPTIAAIMSVPISFGGVGTREAFFILFFGSLPGIGELGALMISLNYYLAFLLASSIGGFVYIAKDQLRFHRELPQPSQENGP; the protein is encoded by the coding sequence GTGAAAGACGGTTACGAAATCGAAGGCAAGGGAAGCTGGAAAAAACGGCTGTTTCTATTCGCCCGCCTCGCGGTCAGTTTCGGGCTGATCGGCTATATCGTTTATCAAATCGCATCCCGGCAGGACATCTCGGCGTTCCCGGTTTATTACGAGAAGGCCGACTGGTTGTGGCTGGGGGCAGCGGTTCTGTCGGTCATCCTCCTGCTCAGCGGGGGGGCTCTCCGATGGGGGTTGCTGCTGCGCGCTCAGGGCGTGCGCCTGAGCAAGGGCAGCATCTTCATGTATTTCATGATCGGAATGTTCTTCAACAACTTCCTGCCCAGTACCGTCGGCGGGGACGCCATCAAGATCTACTACCTTCACCGGTTCGCCGGAAAGGGAAAGGAGGCTTTCGTCTCGGTACTCCTCGACCGGCTTCTGGGAATCGCCGGGCTTTGTATCGTGGCGGTCGTATCTTTGGCTCTCGGGTGGAGGATCATCCTCGGCAATCCCCACATCGCCGTCTATGCCTGGATGATCTTCGGCGTCGTGGGGGGACTGACCGTCTTCCTGGGCGCGTTTTTCCTGGTGATTTTCAACGACCGGATCATGGGGCTGGTCTTTCGGCTCATTCCGGTGGCGGGGCTGAAGACGAAAATACGCGGCATTCACGACTCGGTGCTGCTCTATCGCGGGCAGTTCCCCGTTTTATTCAAGGCGCTGGCGGTATCGGTGGCGATCTGGGTTTTCATAGTTTTATCCTGCTGGATGATCTATCGGGCCTTTTATTCGCCCGCGGTACCTCCGTCGGAAGGGACCATGGGCCACATATCCATCGGGTATTTCTACCTGTTTCTCCCCACCATCGCCGCCATCATGTCCGTTCCCATCTCGTTCGGAGGGGTCGGGACCCGGGAGGCGTTTTTCATACTCTTCTTCGGGAGCCTTCCCGGCATCGGGGAACTGGGGGCCCTGATGATCTCTCTCAACTACTACCTTGCTTTTCTTCTGGCTTCCTCGATCGGGGGCTTCGTATACATCGCTAAGGATCAACTGCGATTCCACCGGGAATTGCCGCAACCTTCGCAGGAGAACGGACCATGA
- a CDS encoding flagellar motor protein MotB, whose translation MPRKKKAGDPLVERTRIEPDVQEGGLEGEWPPKWMTTYSDMTTILLTFFVLWYANTMMGLPQEWIEIAKESSSKIVRGIAEEQTDIKKGDQPRQVMVKKRVADLARNISPQQELAVDELRPIQEKAEEIKETLAQTGVARDIEIKVTAEDVVLIPTTTDILFREGSDTLQPAFYPILDKIAALLRGTGAAIRIEGHTDSVPIHPCHRRRFPSNWELSSARAVAAGRYLIEHGGIPASLISVSGYGDSLPRFPNDTPEHRARNRRIEFHMYISSEMLDKG comes from the coding sequence TTGCCGAGAAAGAAGAAAGCCGGCGATCCCCTGGTCGAGCGGACCCGCATCGAGCCCGACGTTCAGGAAGGAGGGCTGGAGGGGGAGTGGCCGCCGAAGTGGATGACCACTTATTCGGATATGACCACGATCCTGCTCACTTTCTTCGTGCTCTGGTACGCCAACACCATGATGGGGCTGCCCCAGGAATGGATCGAGATCGCCAAGGAATCATCGAGCAAGATCGTCCGGGGAATCGCCGAAGAACAGACCGATATTAAAAAGGGAGATCAACCCCGCCAGGTGATGGTCAAAAAACGCGTGGCCGATCTGGCCCGCAATATTTCCCCCCAACAGGAGTTGGCCGTCGACGAACTCCGGCCCATCCAGGAGAAGGCCGAGGAGATCAAGGAGACCCTGGCCCAAACCGGCGTCGCCCGGGACATCGAAATCAAGGTCACCGCCGAGGACGTCGTTCTCATCCCCACCACCACCGACATCCTTTTCCGAGAAGGATCGGACACGCTGCAGCCCGCTTTCTACCCCATCCTCGATAAGATCGCCGCGCTGCTGCGGGGGACCGGGGCCGCGATCCGGATCGAGGGCCACACCGACTCCGTCCCCATCCACCCCTGCCACCGGCGCCGGTTCCCCAGCAACTGGGAGCTCTCCAGCGCCCGGGCGGTGGCGGCCGGGCGCTATCTGATCGAGCACGGCGGGATCCCCGCCAGCCTGATCTCGGTCAGCGGCTACGGCGACTCCCTGCCCCGTTTCCCCAACGACACGCCCGAGCACCGGGCCCGGAACCGGCGGATCGAATTTCACATGTATATCAGTTCGGAGATGCTGGACAAGGGATAG
- a CDS encoding EpsI family protein, whose amino-acid sequence MKKRGVIVVVETVAAVLILGLAATISNRRHEPGSYPVIDLEKIPLEISGWKGKRVSLGPDHPARVGGVAAVYISYLKGDRHLDLYVVEGAPGTFSLHPPEYCLIGGASDETARSRIGVPYGEGKEIEVNRFEAERMRRRSLVYYWYADGNGFTPDYLLPQVANLAKRLAGRERAFCLVRLSWDGDDGLDYAEESFRLFIREALPAIAPIFSGGGK is encoded by the coding sequence ATGAAAAAACGGGGTGTGATCGTCGTCGTCGAAACCGTTGCGGCCGTTTTGATCCTGGGGTTGGCGGCGACGATTTCGAACCGGCGTCACGAGCCGGGCTCGTATCCGGTCATCGATCTCGAGAAGATTCCGCTGGAAATCTCCGGCTGGAAGGGAAAGCGCGTTTCCCTGGGGCCCGACCATCCCGCCCGGGTCGGAGGAGTCGCCGCGGTGTATATCAGCTATCTCAAGGGGGACAGACATCTCGATCTCTACGTGGTGGAGGGCGCCCCCGGGACGTTTTCGCTCCACCCTCCCGAATATTGCCTGATCGGCGGGGCCAGCGACGAGACCGCGCGGTCGCGGATCGGCGTTCCTTACGGGGAGGGGAAGGAGATCGAGGTCAACCGCTTCGAGGCCGAAAGGATGCGGCGCCGGAGCCTGGTGTATTACTGGTACGCGGACGGTAACGGTTTTACTCCGGATTATCTTCTTCCCCAGGTGGCCAACCTGGCGAAGCGCCTGGCGGGGCGAGAGCGAGCCTTCTGCCTGGTCCGGCTTTCCTGGGACGGCGACGACGGGCTCGACTACGCGGAAGAATCCTTCCGGCTCTTTATCCGGGAAGCGCTGCCCGCGATCGCTCCGATCTTCTCCGGCGGCGGGAAATGA
- a CDS encoding MotA/TolQ/ExbB proton channel family protein, producing MRLTTIIGFIIGFCVIFFSIFLRGGMEMVGYFVNWPSVLIVFGGTSAAILINFSIRQIVDGLKAFRFTLVTRVLSPESVIEIIVDMAVKARREGFMAIRELSTNGRYPLLDIGVDLVADGTDPEVTRGILETVSDYLHMKISTDERLWRDISVYAPLFGMVGTLVGLILLLRTLSDVETIAPNMSVALMTTFYGIVLAGLFCMPIAGKIRVYNTNMALTREIIIEGIASIQAGDNSQIVREKLKAYLAGRQ from the coding sequence ATGCGACTGACGACCATTATCGGCTTCATCATCGGGTTCTGCGTTATCTTCTTCTCCATCTTCCTCAGGGGGGGCATGGAGATGGTGGGGTACTTCGTCAACTGGCCGTCGGTCCTGATCGTCTTCGGGGGTACCTCGGCCGCCATCCTTATCAACTTCAGCATCCGCCAGATCGTGGACGGCCTCAAGGCTTTCCGTTTCACTCTGGTCACCCGGGTGCTCAGCCCGGAGTCCGTGATCGAGATCATCGTCGACATGGCGGTCAAGGCCCGCCGGGAAGGGTTCATGGCCATCCGGGAGCTCTCCACCAACGGCCGCTACCCCCTGCTCGACATCGGCGTCGACCTGGTGGCGGACGGAACCGACCCCGAAGTCACCCGGGGGATCCTCGAGACCGTCTCCGACTACCTGCACATGAAGATCTCCACCGACGAACGGCTCTGGCGCGACATCTCGGTCTACGCCCCCCTCTTCGGGATGGTCGGGACCCTGGTCGGGCTGATCCTGCTGCTGAGAACCCTCTCCGACGTGGAGACCATCGCCCCCAACATGTCCGTGGCCCTGATGACCACCTTCTACGGAATCGTTTTGGCCGGGCTTTTCTGTATGCCCATCGCCGGCAAAATCCGGGTCTACAACACCAACATGGCCCTCACCCGCGAGATCATCATCGAAGGCATCGCATCCATCCAGGCGGGGGACAATTCCCAGATCGTCCGGGAGAAACTCAAGGCCTACCTGGCCGGGAGGCAGTGA
- a CDS encoding sugar transferase: protein MADKRRFPSKTFLVSISLLVDACLIFSADLAAFFIRFGFEYGPLPRVNRIAWLGLVLPIIVLRLLCFYIYGLYNKPKYKSTYDIVLSTVKATTVSTGIIIVVAFMARSFAYPRSVILISWALTIPLIVFWRLATKRIINWILKKNYFVSQVLIIGTCREAQRIATRLVREAAITRKLVGFINPSSARSDPAIAGQVLGGISDISALVKEKAIDEVVIASPLITRQEILAVINEFSGTDVIFRIVPGLYEATIGTMAGSPTEDIPLISPTAHQKVAWYPDLKRLIDTFGAVAGLIVSFPFMLGAAVLIKLTSPGPVIYRQVRAGLHGKIFTLYKFRTMIPGSEAAGAAFAADDDPRITRFGGFLRRFRLDELPQLYNVLINDMSLVGPRPERPVFIRQLMEEIPFYAERLAVKPGLTGWAQIVHGYASTPEEHRQKLLYDIFYIENMSPALDFLIIFRTVSVVLRGSGSR, encoded by the coding sequence ATGGCTGACAAGCGGCGCTTCCCTTCGAAAACTTTCCTGGTCTCGATCTCGCTCCTGGTCGACGCCTGCTTGATCTTCTCCGCCGATCTGGCCGCCTTTTTCATCCGCTTCGGCTTCGAATACGGTCCGCTCCCGCGGGTCAACCGGATCGCGTGGCTGGGCCTGGTCCTCCCCATCATCGTCCTGAGACTCCTGTGTTTCTACATCTACGGGCTCTACAACAAGCCCAAATACAAATCGACGTACGACATCGTCCTCAGCACCGTCAAGGCCACCACCGTCAGCACGGGCATCATCATCGTCGTCGCTTTCATGGCCCGGTCTTTCGCCTACCCGCGTTCCGTGATCCTCATCTCCTGGGCGCTGACCATTCCCCTGATCGTTTTCTGGAGGCTGGCGACCAAGCGGATCATCAACTGGATACTTAAAAAAAACTATTTCGTCTCCCAGGTGCTGATCATCGGAACCTGCCGCGAAGCGCAACGGATCGCCACCCGCCTGGTGAGGGAAGCGGCCATCACCCGGAAGCTGGTGGGTTTCATCAACCCCTCCTCGGCCCGCAGCGATCCCGCGATCGCCGGACAGGTGTTGGGAGGGATATCCGATATTTCCGCCCTGGTCAAGGAGAAGGCCATCGACGAAGTCGTCATCGCCTCGCCCCTCATTACCCGGCAGGAGATCCTGGCGGTCATCAACGAATTCTCCGGAACCGACGTGATCTTCCGGATCGTTCCCGGTCTCTACGAGGCCACCATCGGCACCATGGCCGGAAGTCCGACCGAGGACATCCCCCTCATCAGCCCCACCGCCCATCAGAAAGTGGCCTGGTACCCCGACCTCAAACGGTTGATCGACACCTTCGGGGCCGTGGCCGGCCTGATCGTCTCTTTTCCCTTCATGCTGGGCGCCGCCGTCCTGATCAAACTGACCTCCCCGGGGCCGGTGATCTACCGGCAGGTCCGGGCCGGCCTGCATGGGAAGATATTCACTCTCTATAAGTTCCGAACCATGATCCCGGGGAGCGAAGCAGCGGGGGCCGCCTTCGCCGCCGACGACGATCCCCGCATCACCCGGTTCGGCGGCTTCCTGCGGCGGTTTCGGCTCGACGAGCTTCCGCAGCTTTACAATGTCCTGATCAACGATATGAGCCTGGTGGGGCCGAGGCCGGAAAGGCCCGTATTCATCCGGCAGCTGATGGAAGAGATCCCCTTTTACGCCGAGCGGCTGGCGGTAAAACCGGGCCTGACCGGGTGGGCGCAAATCGTCCACGGCTACGCGTCCACCCCGGAGGAACACCGCCAGAAGCTGCTCTACGACATCTTCTACATCGAGAACATGTCGCCCGCTCTGGATTTTCTTATCATTTTCCGCACCGTCTCGGTCGTGCTCCGCGGCAGCGGCTCGAGGTAA
- a CDS encoding FliG C-terminal domain-containing protein, protein MPGSLSRGPVRASAVLATVFLLLAGTGAAQVAQSSAEAQTEAAIQANLQPKLDTLVGPGRTIVSIDVTLSDPTGNGNLQRIQGLSRISGVKTVDAAQEKKLVQAANNFSPTISSLHITVEVDENLPQEQIEAIEPAVRRWAGINEARGDTVAVVPEPWPEVALPPSAAQQNYVLYALIALAGLLILIAAIFLPLRKQKRAETAIIGGAQGAGGEAGGSGHEESPEDKKKRRRQELEEIRQVVAAAGGGDYGEILEEIRDALDRSGQGTNFDELLGEIRDALTRGPQEADALLSEIRDTLSDMLDEQRKLVAGGGTGTGTPGTGAPAAAAPAAQAAGPAAPGAAGVGFGAEVVEVLGNIEDLMSQQLEKLPDASLLDEPFKYLRSLPPDEVHLLIMDEEPKLAAAVLSQVDPKDAADALSKLEEEKQLEVAQAMSSLTEGEDMAGEIKAFLERKLKQIKMLKDYIPVMGYRVLADILSSSRYAVAKIILENMQKRNTTLAEEVRKRMFLFEDISSLDDKDIETLIHNISREMIANSLSDASDEVKAKFLRNMTDRAREMFEEDTQTVRRVEIEREGKELPFNEAMLEVDQNVIEDIFRTVDRTVLKMALRGASEQVREKFFAGLTERAVAMLKEDLEVMGSISRKRADEAQEEIMNILRQLSSKTMEAQHEIIATIRKLEREGQVSVHRFQEEMV, encoded by the coding sequence ATGCCCGGCAGCCTCTCCCGCGGACCGGTTAGAGCGAGCGCCGTCCTGGCCACCGTCTTCCTCCTCCTGGCCGGGACCGGTGCGGCCCAAGTGGCCCAGAGCAGCGCCGAAGCCCAGACCGAAGCGGCCATCCAAGCCAACCTACAGCCCAAACTCGACACCCTGGTGGGGCCGGGAAGAACGATCGTATCCATCGACGTCACCCTCAGCGATCCCACCGGTAACGGCAACCTGCAGAGGATACAGGGGCTTTCCCGGATATCCGGGGTAAAGACGGTCGACGCCGCCCAGGAAAAGAAACTGGTTCAGGCGGCCAATAACTTCTCCCCCACCATCTCCAGCCTCCACATCACCGTCGAGGTCGACGAAAACCTGCCCCAGGAACAGATCGAAGCCATCGAACCGGCCGTCCGGCGCTGGGCCGGGATCAACGAAGCCCGCGGCGACACCGTCGCCGTCGTCCCCGAACCGTGGCCCGAAGTGGCGCTTCCTCCCTCGGCGGCCCAACAGAACTACGTCCTCTACGCCCTCATCGCCCTCGCGGGCCTGCTCATCCTGATCGCCGCCATATTCCTGCCCCTGCGGAAACAGAAACGCGCGGAAACGGCGATCATCGGCGGGGCCCAGGGGGCGGGCGGCGAAGCGGGGGGGAGCGGGCACGAGGAAAGCCCGGAAGACAAGAAGAAACGGCGGCGCCAGGAACTGGAGGAAATCCGCCAGGTGGTGGCTGCCGCCGGCGGCGGGGATTACGGAGAAATACTGGAAGAGATCCGAGACGCCCTCGACCGGAGCGGCCAGGGGACCAATTTCGACGAGCTGCTGGGGGAGATCCGCGACGCCCTCACCCGCGGGCCCCAGGAAGCGGACGCCCTGCTCTCCGAAATCCGGGACACTCTCTCCGACATGCTCGACGAACAGCGCAAGCTGGTCGCCGGCGGCGGCACCGGCACCGGGACTCCCGGAACGGGAGCACCGGCGGCCGCGGCCCCGGCGGCGCAGGCGGCCGGACCGGCGGCGCCGGGAGCCGCCGGAGTCGGCTTCGGCGCCGAGGTGGTCGAGGTCCTGGGCAACATCGAAGATCTGATGTCCCAGCAACTGGAGAAGCTCCCCGACGCCTCGCTCCTCGACGAGCCCTTCAAGTACCTGCGCTCCCTGCCGCCCGACGAAGTCCACCTCCTGATCATGGACGAGGAACCGAAACTGGCCGCCGCGGTTCTCTCCCAAGTCGATCCCAAGGACGCCGCCGATGCCCTGAGCAAGCTGGAGGAGGAAAAACAGCTGGAGGTGGCCCAGGCCATGAGTTCTCTGACCGAGGGGGAGGACATGGCCGGGGAGATCAAGGCTTTCCTGGAACGCAAGCTCAAACAGATCAAGATGCTGAAAGATTATATCCCGGTCATGGGCTACCGGGTTCTGGCCGACATCCTCAGTTCCAGCCGGTACGCGGTGGCCAAGATCATTCTGGAGAACATGCAGAAACGGAATACCACCCTGGCCGAGGAGGTCCGCAAACGCATGTTCCTCTTCGAGGACATCTCATCCCTGGACGACAAGGATATCGAAACCCTTATCCACAACATCTCCCGGGAGATGATCGCCAACTCGCTCTCCGATGCGTCCGACGAAGTTAAAGCCAAGTTCCTGCGCAACATGACCGACCGGGCCCGGGAAATGTTCGAAGAAGACACCCAAACCGTGCGCCGGGTCGAGATCGAGCGCGAAGGAAAGGAACTGCCGTTCAACGAAGCCATGCTGGAAGTCGATCAGAACGTGATCGAGGATATCTTCCGGACCGTGGACCGGACCGTCCTGAAGATGGCGCTGCGGGGGGCGTCCGAGCAGGTGCGGGAGAAGTTTTTCGCCGGCCTGACGGAGCGGGCGGTGGCCATGCTCAAGGAGGATCTGGAAGTGATGGGTTCGATCAGCCGCAAGCGGGCCGACGAAGCCCAGGAGGAGATCATGAACATCCTCCGCCAGCTCAGCAGCAAGACCATGGAGGCCCAGCACGAGATCATCGCCACCATCCGCAAGCTCGAACGCGAGGGACAGGTTTCGGTGCACAGGTTCCAGGAGGAGATGGTTTAG
- a CDS encoding flagellar FlbD family protein, with amino-acid sequence MIKVTRLNGQEMVLNADFIERVEGRPDTIITLTTGEQFIARESVDEIVGKVKDYKRSIAAPLQPKE; translated from the coding sequence ATGATAAAGGTGACCAGGCTCAACGGGCAGGAGATGGTTCTCAACGCCGATTTCATCGAACGGGTGGAAGGCCGGCCGGATACGATCATCACCCTGACCACCGGCGAGCAGTTCATCGCCCGTGAAAGCGTGGACGAAATCGTCGGGAAAGTGAAGGATTACAAGCGTTCGATCGCGGCACCGCTGCAACCCAAGGAATAG
- a CDS encoding flagellar motor protein MotB: protein MAARRRTRGTQETGSGDLEATWPPDWMTTYSDMATLLMTFFIILATMLALKINPAWIAGKKFIQTDQADVEAPDNVPLVEVREADPDLIVKLEKLESPLLKELERVDELQKLGEEIKQYVVDQGLERFVRVEVSRWKVTIVPLAPFLFSPGKAVLRPQARELLDRLAAFFELNPYQVRIGGYTDSTPIHTPLYPSNWELSSARAAAVLRYFIDSHQVDPARFSAVGYGSQKPVASNETPEGRARNRRVEIEIVQRTAFSEGESSPADSSISGASE from the coding sequence ATGGCGGCGCGGCGAAGAACCAGGGGAACCCAGGAAACCGGGTCCGGGGACCTGGAGGCGACCTGGCCTCCGGATTGGATGACCACCTATTCGGACATGGCCACCCTGCTCATGACCTTCTTCATCATCCTGGCCACCATGCTCGCCCTCAAGATCAACCCCGCCTGGATCGCGGGGAAGAAATTCATCCAGACCGACCAGGCCGATGTCGAGGCCCCGGACAACGTCCCTCTGGTCGAGGTCCGGGAAGCCGACCCCGATCTGATCGTCAAACTGGAAAAACTGGAGTCGCCCCTGCTCAAGGAACTGGAGCGGGTGGACGAACTCCAGAAGCTCGGGGAGGAGATCAAGCAGTACGTCGTCGACCAGGGTCTGGAACGGTTCGTTCGGGTCGAGGTTTCGCGCTGGAAGGTGACGATCGTGCCCCTGGCCCCGTTCCTCTTCTCTCCGGGCAAAGCCGTTCTCCGGCCCCAGGCCCGGGAACTGCTCGATCGGCTGGCGGCGTTTTTCGAACTCAACCCCTACCAGGTCCGGATCGGCGGCTACACCGACTCCACGCCCATTCACACGCCGCTGTATCCTTCCAATTGGGAACTTTCCAGCGCCCGGGCCGCGGCCGTGCTGCGCTATTTCATCGATTCCCACCAGGTCGACCCGGCCCGGTTCAGCGCCGTCGGCTACGGCTCCCAAAAACCGGTGGCCTCCAACGAAACCCCGGAAGGCCGCGCCCGGAACCGGCGGGTGGAGATCGAGATCGTTCAGCGCACCGCCTTCAGCGAAGGCGAGAGTTCGCCGGCGGACAGTTCGATTTCGGGCGCCTCCGAATAA
- a CDS encoding exosortase/archaeosortase family protein, whose translation MKAVLVGPRKLLGWIAPFLPLLVLAWPAWRALTWMNRRFFEQESYYSHGWLIPAAIAWLIYLRRSRIAAVGRQASFFGAFAYGLGVSIAASGIVIDIRFLVAWGLVLAGIGWYWSWAGAARARIALPPLLLLLGMIPLPGVWLLALTAHLKSLAAAGGVVVAGLLGVQAVLDGSTVIVAGAPPGPSLVIGDPCSGLRSLLVFASLGLFFALQEESGPLRKVLLAGLALSMAPLSNLLRVVFLIVVRRVIGPVALEGPIHLLAGAGAFGFCFFLYLLAVGRWFRR comes from the coding sequence ATGAAAGCCGTTCTTGTCGGGCCGCGGAAATTGCTGGGATGGATCGCCCCTTTCCTGCCCCTGCTGGTACTGGCGTGGCCGGCCTGGCGGGCGCTGACCTGGATGAACCGCCGGTTCTTCGAACAGGAATCCTACTACTCTCACGGCTGGCTGATTCCGGCCGCCATCGCCTGGCTCATCTATCTGCGCCGCTCCCGGATCGCCGCCGTGGGCCGGCAGGCCTCTTTTTTCGGGGCCTTCGCGTATGGGTTGGGGGTGTCGATCGCGGCCTCGGGCATCGTCATCGATATCCGATTTCTCGTCGCCTGGGGGCTGGTTCTGGCCGGGATCGGGTGGTACTGGTCGTGGGCAGGTGCCGCCCGGGCCCGGATCGCCCTTCCTCCTCTCCTCCTGCTCCTGGGCATGATCCCCCTCCCCGGAGTCTGGCTGTTGGCGTTGACCGCTCACCTCAAATCCTTAGCCGCCGCCGGGGGGGTTGTCGTCGCCGGATTGTTGGGGGTGCAAGCGGTGTTGGATGGTTCCACCGTGATCGTCGCCGGTGCCCCTCCCGGGCCGAGCCTGGTGATCGGCGACCCCTGCAGCGGGCTGCGCTCGCTCTTGGTTTTTGCCTCCCTGGGCTTGTTTTTCGCTCTTCAGGAAGAATCCGGACCGCTGCGCAAGGTTCTCCTGGCGGGGCTGGCGTTGTCGATGGCGCCGCTCAGCAATCTTCTGCGGGTGGTGTTTCTGATAGTGGTCCGCCGGGTGATCGGGCCGGTGGCTCTCGAAGGTCCGATCCATCTCCTGGCCGGCGCCGGGGCTTTCGGGTTCTGCTTTTTTCTCTATCTGCTTGCGGTCGGGAGATGGTTCCGCCGATGA